The DNA region TGTGGCAGCGCAAGCAGGTCGACGACGCGGGCATGTCCGCGACGGACGCGCTGTTCACCGCGGCGAAGGCGATCCGCGAGGTCGTCACCGGTACGCAGACCAAGGGCACGGTGAGCGGCGCGGTCACGAAACGGATCCCCGGCGGCTTGTCGTACGCCTGCCGCGGCTGCGGTGTCGTGCACATCTACGAGCAGCTGATGCGGGTCGCGTCGATCCACGCCGGGGTCCGGCTGGAGGCGGGCGCGACACCGGCGACGCTGGCACCACTGGAAAAGCGGGGCAGGCTCAAGACGTCGCCGGACGCGAAGGCGGCCACCCGCGTGGTCGAGGGATACCTGCGGATCAACGGTCCCGCCGCTCCCGGTGACGCCGCCGCCTACGTCGGGACGACCCGCACCGGGGTCGACGCGATGTGGCCGGACGGACTGGCCGAGGTCCGCGTCGACGGCAAGAAGGCCTTCCTGCCGCAAGACCGGGTGGCGCTGCTGGAGAATCCGCCGGAGCCGGACGTGGTGCGCCTGCTGCCGCCGCTCGACCCGTTCGTCCAGGCACGCGACCGCGCCGTGCTGGTGCCGGAAAAGGCCCGGCAGAAGGAGGTCTGGAAGATCCTCGGCAGTCCCGGCGCGCTGCTGGCCGACGGCGAGATCGCCGGTGTGTGGCGGGCCAAGGCGAGCGGGAAGAAGCGGCTCGACTTCACCGTCACCGCGTTCGACACCCTCCGCCCGGCCGTCCGGAAGGCGGCCGAGGAGGAGGCGGCCCGCGTCGCCGGCGCCCGGGAATTCCCCGACCACCGCGTCACCTGGTCCTGAGGGCGGTCCGATCGGCCCCATTCCGGGTGCCCAAGAGGTAGGCCATCGCGCAACCGCTTGCCGCTGGGGATCACGGCGGCGACCGTCGGGGACATGAGCACACAGACGGAACCCCGGACGATCGCGAGCGGCTGGGCGGCCACCGGCGACCTGCCCTGGGCGCGCCAATGGGACGGCATGAACGAAGGCCCGGTCCTGCTGCGGGACGGACGCGTCCTCGCGGCGGGCGGTGGCAACAACCGCGGCGCGGTGACGTACGCCGACGCCGCGCTCTACGACCCGGCCAGTGGCCAATGGACAGTCACCGGATCGCTCGCGACCAGCAGGCGCCTGCATTCGCTGACCGTCCTGCCGGACGGCAAGGTGCTGGCGGCGGGCGGTTTCCACGGCCATCCGTCGACCTCGCCCAACATCCTCGCCTCCGCGGAGGTCTTCGACCCGGCGACCGGGGCCTGGAGTCCGACCGGCTCGATGCGCACCCCTCGCTGCAACCATCACGCGATCGCGCTGGCGGACGGCCGGGTGCTCGTGATGGGCGGCGGGAGCGAACTGCCGTCGCTCGATTCCCTCGTGATCGCCGCGGCGGAGATCTACGACCCGGCGACGGGGACCTGGACCGAAACCGCGCCGATGATCCACGCCAGGGCGGCGTTCCCCGCGGTACTGCTGCCGGACGGCAAGGTGCTCGTCGCGGCGGGCCTCGTCGAAACCGGCGGCGACCTCGTCGGCCTGAGCTTCTGCGAGCTCTACGACCCGGTCACCGGCACGTGGAGCCCCACCACGCCGATCGGCACCCCGGTCCCGCTCGAACCGGGACGGCCCCGGGTCGGCGCGCAGATGGTCGCGCTCGCCGACGGGACCGTGCTGCTCACCGGCGGCCACACCGGTGGCCCGCAGAACTGGAACTACGCGCCGTTCAGCCTCGGCGAATCCGAACGCTACGACCCGGCCACCGGCAAATTGACCGACACGGCGGCGATGCAGATCCCGCGCGACGAATTCCGGTTGGTGCGCTTGGACTCCGGCAAGGTACTGGCCATCGGCGGCCTCGAATACGGCGGATACGACGCCGGCTACCAGAACTCCGAGATCTTCGACCCCGCGAC from Amycolatopsis sp. EV170708-02-1 includes:
- a CDS encoding kelch repeat-containing protein, with product MSTQTEPRTIASGWAATGDLPWARQWDGMNEGPVLLRDGRVLAAGGGNNRGAVTYADAALYDPASGQWTVTGSLATSRRLHSLTVLPDGKVLAAGGFHGHPSTSPNILASAEVFDPATGAWSPTGSMRTPRCNHHAIALADGRVLVMGGGSELPSLDSLVIAAAEIYDPATGTWTETAPMIHARAAFPAVLLPDGKVLVAAGLVETGGDLVGLSFCELYDPVTGTWSPTTPIGTPVPLEPGRPRVGAQMVALADGTVLLTGGHTGGPQNWNYAPFSLGESERYDPATGKLTDTAAMQIPRDEFRLVRLDSGKVLAIGGLEYGGYDAGYQNSEIFDPATGRWGPLLGLTIGRAKFGAVKLADGRVLIAGGAAVLANAGPDGNHVLITKTDLFTP
- a CDS encoding DNA glycosylase AlkZ-like family protein; protein product: MLEVDRKQVLAYRIAAHGLHREETDPAAAAVFDLGLQDSVRDTALLGLAARIDGDITPGVWDDERFVLAWTHRGAPHFHRRAELDAIRAALVPLDEKDAMARILWQRKQVDDAGMSATDALFTAAKAIREVVTGTQTKGTVSGAVTKRIPGGLSYACRGCGVVHIYEQLMRVASIHAGVRLEAGATPATLAPLEKRGRLKTSPDAKAATRVVEGYLRINGPAAPGDAAAYVGTTRTGVDAMWPDGLAEVRVDGKKAFLPQDRVALLENPPEPDVVRLLPPLDPFVQARDRAVLVPEKARQKEVWKILGSPGALLADGEIAGVWRAKASGKKRLDFTVTAFDTLRPAVRKAAEEEAARVAGAREFPDHRVTWS